From Spirosoma aerolatum, one genomic window encodes:
- the bioB gene encoding biotin synthase BioB: MLRTDWTRAEIADIYNSPVLDLIYRAATVHRQHHDPQEVQVCTLLSVKTGGCPEDCAYCPQAARYHTNVKVHKLMEVNEVLTAAQRAKDTGSTRFCMGAAWREVRDNRDFDKVLEMVQGVNEMGLEVCCTLGMLTESQAQKLKDAGLYAYNHNLDTSEEYYGDIITTRTYDDRLDTLSHARKAGISVCSGGIIGMGESDQDRIGMLHTLATLPQHPESVPVNALVPVEGTPLEDQPRVSIWEMVRMIATARIIMPKAMVRLSAGRVRMNTEEQALCFLAGANSIFAGDKLLTTPNPDEDADQQLFQTLNIRPRKAFKNGDQPAVVFEQIPL; encoded by the coding sequence ATGCTTCGTACCGATTGGACCCGCGCTGAAATCGCCGACATTTATAATTCGCCTGTTCTGGATTTAATTTACCGGGCAGCTACTGTTCACCGACAACATCATGATCCTCAGGAAGTACAGGTATGTACACTGCTTTCTGTCAAGACGGGTGGATGCCCTGAGGATTGCGCCTACTGCCCGCAGGCAGCTCGTTACCATACCAATGTGAAAGTGCATAAATTGATGGAGGTCAATGAAGTGCTGACGGCAGCACAGCGGGCTAAGGATACCGGAAGTACGCGTTTCTGTATGGGAGCAGCCTGGCGTGAAGTGCGTGATAATCGTGATTTCGATAAAGTACTGGAAATGGTACAGGGCGTCAACGAAATGGGGCTTGAAGTGTGCTGCACGCTCGGTATGCTGACCGAAAGTCAGGCGCAGAAACTAAAAGATGCTGGCTTGTATGCTTATAACCATAACCTCGATACCAGCGAAGAATATTATGGCGACATCATCACAACTCGTACCTACGATGATCGCTTAGACACACTGAGCCATGCCCGTAAGGCCGGAATTTCGGTTTGTTCGGGTGGTATAATCGGGATGGGCGAGTCGGATCAGGATAGGATTGGTATGTTGCACACACTGGCTACGCTGCCTCAACATCCCGAATCTGTACCTGTCAATGCGCTGGTGCCGGTAGAGGGAACGCCTTTAGAAGATCAGCCAAGGGTGTCGATCTGGGAAATGGTTCGGATGATTGCTACTGCCCGAATTATCATGCCGAAAGCAATGGTACGTCTTTCGGCTGGTCGCGTTCGGATGAATACCGAAGAGCAGGCTTTGTGCTTTCTGGCCGGAGCCAATTCCATCTTTGCCGGTGATAAACTCCTGACAACGCCTAACCCGGACGAAGATGCGGACCAGCAGTTATTCCAAACGCTCAACATCCGGCCCCGGAAAGCCTTCAAAAATGGCGATCAACCTGCCGTTGTGTTCGAGCAAATTCCGCTTTAA